GGCCACGGCCAGGTGCGACACCCACAGCGGGTCGGGGATGCGCGCCAGTGCGAGATCCATGGCGGCCCGGGTCTCGGGTCCGGCCTGGCCGTCGATGGGCGAAAGGCCGTAGTCGGTCTGCAGGTCCGTTACCGCGTCGGCGGTGACCTGGCCGTAGTCGCCGTCGGCGCCCCACTGGCCGAGGTCGTAGCCCAGGTCGAGCAGCTCGTTCTGCAGGTCGGTGACGGCTTGGCCCTGGTCGCCGAGCCGCAGGGTGGGACGGAGCCGGTAGCGGAACCCGCCCAGCTCCATCTGGCCGGTGCCCGGGGC
The genomic region above belongs to Streptomonospora salina and contains:
- a CDS encoding peptidoglycan-binding domain-containing protein; the protein is APGTGQMELGGFRYRLRPTLRLGDQGQAVTDLQNELLDLGYDLGQWGADGDYGQVTADAVTDLQTDYGLSPIDGQAGPETRAAMDLALARIPDPLWVSHLAVADDGAWIGPATAPETTVSPRLVLGTPI